In Hyalangium minutum, the sequence GCCCCGGTACTTCGTCGAGTGGATCGTCTTCCACGAGATGCTGCACCACGTGTACCGCGCGAAGCGGGGCGACGATGGCCGGCGGTGCGTGCACCCGCCCGAGTTCCTCGACCACGAGCGGCGCTTCCACGACTTCAAGCGCGCCCAGGCGTGGGAGGACGACAACCTGGATCTGCTGCTGCGCGCCCGCGTCGACGGGTGACGCGGGGCGCCAGGCGCGGCTCACGGGAGGATGAGGCCTCCCGGGCTGCGCCGCTCCGTGGAGGAGGGAGCAGGCGAGGCGGGCGTGGGTGAGGTGCCCCCGCGCGCGGCCTCGGCGGCCGGGCTCAAGAGCTCTCCAAGCCGGATGATCTTCTCGAAGAGGGTCTCGGCGAACCGTGAGAAGGGCTCCTCGGGCCCGTGGAAGAGGCGGCGGGCCTCGGAGCGTGCGACGCGGGCAGCGGAGGCTCGGTCCGTGCGCTCGAAGAACTTCGCCATCCACCACAGGCGCAGCCCGTAGCGCTTGCGCTGCTCCGGGGTGAAGTAGGCGCGAGCCAGGGCTCGCACGGCCTGGAGCGTCTGCTCCTCACGTTGGGCCGGGGTGAGCGCCAGGGGGCTGTTAGCGATCTCCTCGGCCTTCTGCACCACCTTCCGCATCTCTGGTTCGGGAGGCAGCCAGGCTTCGATCTCCATCGTCTCGTGGAGGGTGTGGCCTTCCATGACGCCCTTCACGTCCTCGGGCTCGGGCGGAGGGACAGTGAACTCGGCGGTTGCGGGCTGGACACCGTGGTGCCGCAGGGTCGGCTCCAGATCCTGGGGGAAGGGGGTCCGCGTGCGCAGGTTGAGCCCGGCGGCCTCGGAGAGCTGGGCTGCGGCCTCCTCGCGGGGCACCTCGATCGCATAGTGGGCCTCGGTCGCCTCCTTGAGGCGCTTGCGGTAGCTGCTCCGGGTCGCCTCCGTGAGGGTGAGCTCCAGCACGCCCAGCTCGTCCGTGAAGACGACCTGGGCTGCCTCCAGGCCTCCGCCCCGCAGGGGCCGGACGAGGATCAGCCCTCGCTTGCCGTCCGTGGTGATGCTGGTGGCGAGGCAGGGCCAGGCCTCGGGCTCCGGGACGCGGACGGGCTCGGGCTCGGGGCGGGGGGCCTCGGCTACCGCGACGCCTCGGGAGCGCAGGCGGTAGAGCGCCTTCTTGGCGGCCTTGGCCAGCAGCTTGACGCTCGAGCGGGAGAGGGCCTCCGGGAGCGCAGTGCTGCCGGCGAGCACAGCACCCTCGAGGATGGCCTCGGCCAGTGCGGGAGGCAGGGCCTCGACGGCGGCGGAGGTGGCGGCGGCCGCGTCCTTCGCGAGGGTGCGGGCCTGCTCCACGGCTTCCGGGGCGAACTCAGGGAGCGGCGCGCCGGAGCGGAGCGCGTCGAGCAGGGGACGGGGCTCATGAGGATGGGGCATGGGCGCCACTTCATACTGCACCCCACAAGAGAGGTGGGGACTGGCCTTCGTGAAGTGTCAGCGGCGCCGCACGAGCCAGCTGTTGCCCGTGTGCGCCACCACCGCCAGCTCCGTCTCGAGCCGGGCGCCGAAGATGCGCGCGGGGTGGGCGCCTCTCACGAGGAAGTGATCGTAGAAGCCGCCCATGGAGGCGTAGTCGAAGTCCTGGGGCCGCCATTCGGAGGGGAAGGTGGGCGGCACGGGGCCCACGTAGCGCAAGGGCGAGTGGGGCGTCAGCGCGAAGCTGAAGTTCGTGACGCCGCCTCGCGCCCGCGCCAGCACCGCCGCGCTGTGCAGGAACACCGGGAAGCGCACCACGTCCGAGTGGAAGTCGTAGATGAGCCCCATCACCCGGGGCTTGGGCGCCGTGGCCGCCACGAGCTGTTTCCACTCGGAGGCCTCGCGCGAGAAGGCACGGAAGCCTCGGCCGAGCACGAGGCACAGCAGCACGGCGCTCGCGGCGCTCGCCCACAGCAGCAGGCGCCCGTGGCTCGGGCGCGTCACGGGCACGCTGGCGACGAGGAGCGCCGCGGCGAGGTGCGCGTAGCGCGTGTTCAGATAATAGATGTAGCCGCGGATATCGAAGGGCAGCAGGAAGAACAGCGCGAGCGCGATCACCCCCAGCCCGAGCATGCGGAAGCGCGCCACGGGCCCCTCGGGGCGAGGCCCTCCGAGCGCGAGCCCCAGCACCAGTCCCACCACCGCCACGCCGCCCACCGCATAGAGCGGCCACCGATCCGAGCCGTCATGGAACAGATTGGCGAGCACGGAGAGGAACTCGGCCCGGTTCTGCTCGAAGGACTTGTAGGCGAGGTTCTCCGGAGACAGGAGCGGTCCCCAGGCCTTCCACGGCTGGCCCGGCGCAATCTCCGCGGGCTGCCCGAGCCGCAGCGCCACCCACCCGAGGAACAGCAGGACGCCGGGAAGCACGCCCGCGAGCGCGGCGAGCCGAGGCTTCACCCGAGCACGGAAGCCCCGCGTGTCCCGGTCCTCGGGCACGGGCGTGGTGAAGAGCAGCCACGGCAGCCCCAGCGCAAGGAAGAAGAAGGCCTGCACGTGGAAGAGGAGCACGGCCACGAGGCACGCGGCCAACCCCGCTGCCCACGCGCGCCGCCGAGGAACCTCCGTGAGCGTGCGCACGAAGAGCCCGCAGCACAGGAACGCGAGCGGCAGGGACGCGCAGTAGTTCACGAAGCCCCAGGCGAAGCTGTCGCCATAGGCGAACGGCAGCGCGAGCAGCGAGGGCCACGTGGGACGGCCCAGCGCCCGCAGCAGGAACGCGAGGGACAGCGAGAGTCCCGCCACGTACGCGCTGAGAAAGAGCCGGTTGGCCACCTCCAGCGGCAGCAGCCAGTTCAGCGCGCTCACCAGGTAGTAGTAGCCCAGGTACGGCGTGAGCGCGTTCCGCGCGGCGAAGAACTCCGGGTAGAGCGTCGTCGGATCATCCAGCCGGTGCAGCACCGAGATCAGATGCAGGTGCTGCGGCAAGTCCACCATGGGCAGGGCGCTCGCCACCCACAGCGGCGCCACGCCCAGCAGCAGGGCCACGGCATACAGGGCGCGATCGGTTCGCTCAGGCACAGGGCGGGGCTTTGCTAGGAGGTGGGCAGAAGTGTGATAACATGCTTGGCAAGAAATGAGGCGCTGGGGTATAGGCGCTCGCGTCTCGGGTGTTCAGGTTGTAGAGGGCTGTTGCAGGGTATTGCCCGAAGGAGGAAGCAGATGAAGCGCATCGGACTGACGACGGTAGCTGCCCTGAGCCTTGCGGGCGGTCTGCTGCTGGTGCCGAGCGTGGGGCATGCCTGCGAGGGCCATCGGAAGGCGGCCACGACGCAGACGGCCACGCCCACCGAGAAGAAGGAGAGCGCCCCTCAGGCTCGCCCCGCTCAGAGCCCGCTCCAGGAGGTGGACGAGCTCCTGTCGGCGAAGTGCCAGTGCGGCAGCAAGGCCGACTGCACCTGCAAGAAGGGCCAGTGCGAGTGCTCCAAGTGCAAGCACGGCGTCCGCCAGGTGATGGATGCCCTGCGCGAGCAGACGCCCGCGCTCAAGCTGGACAACGCGCGCTACGACGCGTCCGCAGGCGTCTTCATCTGAAGCAGACGCGGTAAGCCCGCGGCGGTGAGACCGCCCGCGGGTGCCTACTCCCGCGCAGGCTCCTTGCCGCGCGCGGAGGCGTCGCCGCCCTGGGACACCAGGACGGGCCAACCCCGAGCCATCGCCTCGCGGAAGAACGTGGCCAGCTCCCGGCGGCACTGGTTCACCGTCCCGAGGAACGGATCAATCAGCGCCTCCTCGCCGAGGCTGCGCGTGGGGTTGAGCTCCACCGGCGTGCCGCACCGCTCGCAGAGGATGGACACCGTCCGCACCAGCGCCACCGGCACGGCGTAGCGCGCGTTGCACTCGCCGCACTTCCACACCAGCGCGCGCTCACCGGCCTCCATGCGCGCGAGCCCCTCCAGCTCATCCGCCAGGCGCAGCAGCGCCGGCAGATCTCCCGGAGGCTGGGCGAACACCGCCGAGGGGCCAAAGCCCACGCCAGGCGAGCCTAGCTTCGGCGGCCGGTCGCTCTGGAGCAGCGAGCGGAGCCGGTCCCGGGCTCGCGCATCGCGGAACTCGGCGCCCGCGAGCGCGCGCTCGACAGCCTCATGGATGGGCGGGAGGTCCGGCTCGAGACGATCTTCATCCGGCTGAGTGCGAGGGTGGTCAACGACGCGATGGCTGGGGAGTGCAAGGAATCGGAAGCCCACGGCGTCTCCATCGCACCCCCGCCTCTCGCGTGCAAGCCGGGAGTTGGGATTTCCTGTGTTGGAGAACACGGAGGGCCCGCGTCGACGCCACGCGTCAGGACCACTCCAGCATGCGTTCCAGCGGCGCACGCGCAGCCGCCTGCAGATCCGCCGGGAGGATGAGCTCCGGTGTCCGATCCCTCATGCAGCGGTAGAGCTTCTCCATCGTGTTGAGCCGCATGTACGGGCACTCATTGCAGGCGCAGCCGTTATCCGGCGGCGCGGGGATGTACGTCTTGCCCGGCGCTTTGAGCTGCATCTGGTGGATGATGCCCGCCTCCGTCACCACGATGAACTTCTGCTTCGGGCTGGCCACCACGTAGTCGAGGATGCCCTTGGTCGAGCCGATGAAGTCCGCGTGGCGCAGCACCGCCTGCTCGCACTCCGGGTGGGCAACCACCTCGGCGTCCGGGTGCTCGACCTTCAGCTGCACGAGCTTCTTCTCGCTGAAGATCTCATGGACGATGCAGCTGCCCGGCCAGAGCACCATGTCCCTGCCTGTCTGCTTCATCACATGGCGGCCGAGGTGTTGATCCGGCGCGAAGAGGATCTGCCGATCCTTTGGCGCGCGGTTGACGATCTTTACCGCGTTGGAGGACGTGCAGATCACGTCGCTCATGGCCTTCACCGCCGCCGAGCTGTTCACGTAGCTCACCACGAAGGCGTCCTGGTGCTTCTCCTTGAACGCCTTGAAGGCCGCGGGCGGGCAGCGGTCGGAGAGCGAGCAGCCAGCCTTGAGGTCCGGCAGCAGCACCTGCTTCGTCGGATTCAGAATCTTCGCCGTCTCCGCCATGAAGTGGACACCGCAGAAGACGATGACATCCGCCTGCGTCTTCGCCGCCGCCTGCGCCAGCGCGAGGCTGTCACCCACGAAGTCCGCTACATCCTGTATTTCACTCTCCTGGTAATAGTGCGCCAGGATGACAGCGTTGAGTGAGCGCTTGAGCTCCTGAATCTTCGCCTCGAAATCCGTATCGCCGCCCATCGAATCTCCTCTGACGTTCATTTAATCGAACGGTGGAAGCGCGGCCAACCTCCGTAAGCGTGGCTCTCCCTGATCAAGCTCGACGCCCGGGTGAATCCGGAAGGCATGCCTTGTACGCGAGACGTATCAACTTCGTTCATTGGCACCCATGAATGGCACCCAATGGTGCAACTTTTCTTCACGGGGGAAAGCGGCTACCTTGCCGCGTCGCTGACTTTGTTCCCTGGCCCGCTCCCCCCGCGGTTGCTTGGGCGGTCCCTGGCGCGCATGCATGGAGAGGCTGTGATGAGGCAGGCCTGGCTGAGCCCCGAAGGTGCGCGCTGCAGCAGGAGGTGTTGATGGTTGCGCACGATCAGTCGATCTTGATCGTCCACCCGGACCCCATGGTTCGCGCCGGCCTGGTGGCGGCGCTGGCCCCCCGGCAAATCATCGCAGTCTCGACTCGAGACGATGCGGCCCGCACCCTGGCGGAGCGGGTGCCCGACGTGGTGCTTGCCGATGCGATGGAGGCCCGGCGCTTCATCCGGGATCTGGATCGGCTGGCGCCCCGCGCCATGCGCGTCTTCCTGTGCCCCAAGTCACAGTCGGATGCCATGCGTGAGCTGGTGGACGTGGCCTCCGAGGGCCATGAGTTCCACACCGTGGATCCCACCCTCCCCGTGGACGAGATGAGCCGCAACCTGAGTGCGCTCATGCGCCAGCGCTCCTCGCGGCGCATCCCCACGGTAGGGCTCGAGGCCTCCTTCCAGGTGGACGGCTTGCAGCTGCAGGCCCAGTGCCTCAACGTCGGCAACGAGGGCTTCCTGCTGAAGCTGCCGGTGGATGCGCCCATCGAGCGCCTGCCGCCCGGTACCCGCCTCTTTGATCTGCGCGTGGAGCGCTCCGGCAAGATGGTGCTGCGCGCCGTGGGTGGCTTCGTGCGGCACATCGGACTGGAGCGCTCGCAGGGCGATGCGTTCTTCCGCGTCGGCGTCCAGATGGAGCGCCCGGGCGCCAGCATCGGGTACGTGGAGCTGGCGACCTTGGATGATCGGGTGCGCGTGCTCGCGGTGCTGCGGCGCGCGGTGCGGCAGGGCCTGCTCCAGTGCACGCTGGTGCAGGGCGTCCGGCGGCGGGAGGAGCTGGCTGCATCGCTCATCGAGGGCGAGGACGCCGCCCGGCCGGTGCTGCGGTGCGAGGGCCCCCAGCACTGGTCCGTCACGGCCGGGGATGTGGTGGAGGTGGTCTTCGATCTGAGCGGCAAGAGCTACCGGGGGTTCGCCGCCGTGCTCCGGACCGAGCCGAGCGGCTTCCTCCTGTCGCTGCCGCGCAGCCTGTCTGTCTACCACCGGCGCTCCAGCACGCGCTTCCGGGCGGGGGAGGATCAGCCCTTCGCCGTCTCCTTCGTGTCGCCGCTCACCCAGGAGCGCATCATCCACCCGGTGATGGACCTGCACTCGGTGGGGCTGTCCTTCGTGTACGACGCGGCCCGCGAGGTGCTCCCGGCGGGGCTCGTCATCGACGACTTCATGCTGGTGATGCCGGACGGGACGCAGGCGCGCTGCAGCGCGGAGGTGCGCGACAACGCGGCCTTGCTCGACCACACGGCGGGCGGCATGGCCCGTCCGTTCCGCTGCGGTGTGCGGCTGCTCAACGTGCAGCCCGAGGCCCGCGAGGCCGTC encodes:
- the nadA gene encoding quinolinate synthase NadA, which codes for MGGDTDFEAKIQELKRSLNAVILAHYYQESEIQDVADFVGDSLALAQAAAKTQADVIVFCGVHFMAETAKILNPTKQVLLPDLKAGCSLSDRCPPAAFKAFKEKHQDAFVVSYVNSSAAVKAMSDVICTSSNAVKIVNRAPKDRQILFAPDQHLGRHVMKQTGRDMVLWPGSCIVHEIFSEKKLVQLKVEHPDAEVVAHPECEQAVLRHADFIGSTKGILDYVVASPKQKFIVVTEAGIIHQMQLKAPGKTYIPAPPDNGCACNECPYMRLNTMEKLYRCMRDRTPELILPADLQAAARAPLERMLEWS
- a CDS encoding response regulator transcription factor; its protein translation is MVAHDQSILIVHPDPMVRAGLVAALAPRQIIAVSTRDDAARTLAERVPDVVLADAMEARRFIRDLDRLAPRAMRVFLCPKSQSDAMRELVDVASEGHEFHTVDPTLPVDEMSRNLSALMRQRSSRRIPTVGLEASFQVDGLQLQAQCLNVGNEGFLLKLPVDAPIERLPPGTRLFDLRVERSGKMVLRAVGGFVRHIGLERSQGDAFFRVGVQMERPGASIGYVELATLDDRVRVLAVLRRAVRQGLLQCTLVQGVRRREELAASLIEGEDAARPVLRCEGPQHWSVTAGDVVEVVFDLSGKSYRGFAAVLRTEPSGFLLSLPRSLSVYHRRSSTRFRAGEDQPFAVSFVSPLTQERIIHPVMDLHSVGLSFVYDAAREVLPAGLVIDDFMLVMPDGTQARCSAEVRDNAALLDHTAGGMARPFRCGVRLLNVQPEAREAVINAFIQARCPQVRDGGAEPFRNVWDLAKTVHMFHPDYPFEEGPHMQVLEDAHRKLGEAGEGLMRTFVYCDGPKLLGHISGVRTHSRTWMIQHLMVLPTVRRGESISRDLSSLCVDYAEAQEDLNYLRIFWRIQNKWPDRIFGWIARSMASEGLTELRNLNYTRLSFTQPLRTRKGLPPVRPATPEDLRWLEAHIRGRGEVVRLLADDLLASEAQLQTLSARYAKDGLRRGRSIFVVDGEQGPLALALADEATPGLSWPEMTTGFSFVVPDPAHPRAAEAREALAARCVEHYREQGKRSALALVQDDEVEGLVALGFRWHCRVAQWTVHRRVARTWHMLMAAVFERLQNRAARKPEDGDRNA